From the Glycine max cultivar Williams 82 chromosome 11, Glycine_max_v4.0, whole genome shotgun sequence genome, the window TTGACTGCAACTCCTATACTTGCTCCTTGTGCCCTCAACTTCAAAGGGAAAATCTCAGAGCTATAGACCCACGTGATAGGTCCAAGCCCAAGATTGAAAAACGCAACATAGATATAAGTGGCCACAATGCTAAGAATTAATGCCCACAAGAGTTCCTCGTGGGATGTATCCACCATGGTCAAGCTGAATCCTAACACCCCAAGGCTACAAACCATTCCTCCAACGCTTACAAGCAAGAGGGGTCTTCTCCCAactttgtcaataaaaaaagtgGCTATTATCAAGCAAATGACTTTTGTAAGGCCTACTCCAATGGTTGTGAGCAAGAGCTTGTCCTTGCTGGTAACACCTGCTTTCTTAAAGATTCTATGACTGTATAACATAACAGCTTCAATTCCAGTTGCATGCTCAAAAAAGTGAATCCCCACAGCAGCAATCAGCATCCACCGAACAGAATAAGAGGGCCTGAAAATCAACTCTTTCCAAACCGCTTCACCATTGTCCTTTTGAGGAAGTTTAACTATTTCCTCAGTGCAATTCTCGTCAATGCCGGCAGCACTCTTTATATCCTTCAACCGAagctcagcttcttcttctgtgTCTGAAACTTGTAATAGAACTTTCTTGGCTTTTCCCAAATGGCCTTGCATCACCAACCACCTTGGAGACTCTGGCATTGCCAGAATGCCCAAAGCCAAAGCAAGTGAAGGAACTGCTGCAATACCAAGCATCAATCTCCATCCAAGCCTCAAAATTAGTTTCCCAAACAAGTAGTTTACTATGTAACCAAGTAAAATTCCAATGCCAATACAAAGCTCGGGTAGGGAGGTTACAAAGCCTCGGGATTTAGTAGAGGAGATTTCTGCGGCATAAACTGGTGCTATCAAAAGAGCAAAACCGACACCAATACCCGCAACACACCTTCCAGTCATTAAAATTGCGTAGTTTGGACCATATCCCATGAGAACTGAACCAACCATGAAAAGAATAGAGGCTAGGGTGATTGTGTAGCGTCGACCAATGTAATCAGCGGTTCTTCCTGCAACTAAAGAACCAAACAATGCACAAATGTTTAAGATGCCAGCTAGAACTTCTTGTTGGGTGTCGCTGATTCCTAGCTCCTCCTTTATGAATATCAGGGCCCCACTCATAACACCA encodes:
- the LOC102661358 gene encoding probable polyol transporter 6, encoding MEIERGNNNEHKGSRYAVACAVVTSMISIIFGYDTGVMSGALIFIKEELGISDTQQEVLAGILNICALFGSLVAGRTADYIGRRYTITLASILFMVGSVLMGYGPNYAILMTGRCVAGIGVGFALLIAPVYAAEISSTKSRGFVTSLPELCIGIGILLGYIVNYLFGKLILRLGWRLMLGIAAVPSLALALGILAMPESPRWLVMQGHLGKAKKVLLQVSDTEEEAELRLKDIKSAAGIDENCTEEIVKLPQKDNGEAVWKELIFRPSYSVRWMLIAAVGIHFFEHATGIEAVMLYSHRIFKKAGVTSKDKLLLTTIGVGLTKVICLIIATFFIDKVGRRPLLLVSVGGMVCSLGVLGFSLTMVDTSHEELLWALILSIVATYIYVAFFNLGLGPITWVYSSEIFPLKLRAQGASIGVAVNRLTNAAISMSFISIYNAITIGGAFFMFAGISVIAWAFFYFFMPETKGVALEEMEMLFSKNKGNNVTTTEIDLRQIL